A window from Pseudomonas alloputida encodes these proteins:
- a CDS encoding IS66-like element ISPpu15 family transposase, which yields MISVPDNLPDDPAALKLLLAQLLAERTVDKGQIVDLKEQVKLLRDRLFNRKSEQTVESNTPQLALFNEPESQWVPTADDADEEVVAPSKQRGKRKPLSADLPRIEVIHDLPEHELTCACGCRKHVVGEQTSEQLDIVPMQIRVLKHVRKIYGCRGCETAPVTADKPAQLIEKSMASPSVLAMLLTTKYVDGLPLHRFETVLNRHGIEIPRQTLARWVIQCSEHFQPLLNLMRDRLLESPVIHCDETRVQVLKEPDRDPTSQSWMWVQASGPPDRQVVLFDYTTSRAQEVPLRLLEGYRGYVMTDDYAGYNALALQPGVERLACMAHVRRKFVEAQKVQPKGKSGRADVALTMINKLYGIERDLKDASDEQRFIGRQERSLPILEQLKSWLDKTHSQVTPQSVLGKAVLYLANNWNRLERYVEAGHLPIDNNLAERAIKPFVIGRKAWLFSDTPKGATASAQIYSLVETAKVNGQEPYTWLRHVLERLPHASSVADYEALLPWNCSPEMPR from the coding sequence ATGATTTCAGTGCCCGATAACCTTCCTGACGACCCTGCCGCGCTCAAACTACTGCTTGCGCAGTTGTTGGCCGAGCGCACGGTCGACAAAGGTCAGATCGTCGACCTTAAAGAACAGGTCAAGCTGCTGCGTGACCGATTATTCAATCGCAAGTCCGAGCAAACCGTCGAGTCCAACACGCCCCAACTGGCGTTGTTCAATGAACCCGAAAGTCAGTGGGTACCTACCGCTGATGATGCCGACGAAGAAGTTGTTGCGCCAAGCAAGCAGCGCGGCAAACGCAAGCCACTGTCGGCTGACCTGCCACGCATTGAAGTCATTCATGACTTGCCCGAGCACGAACTGACTTGCGCCTGTGGTTGCCGCAAACACGTGGTTGGCGAGCAAACCAGCGAACAACTCGACATCGTGCCGATGCAGATCCGTGTGCTTAAACACGTACGCAAAATCTATGGCTGCCGTGGCTGCGAAACCGCGCCGGTCACCGCTGACAAGCCGGCCCAATTGATTGAAAAGAGCATGGCCAGTCCCAGCGTGCTGGCGATGTTGCTAACCACCAAGTACGTCGATGGCCTGCCGCTGCACCGCTTCGAAACGGTGCTGAACCGACATGGTATCGAGATCCCCCGGCAAACCCTGGCCCGCTGGGTCATCCAGTGCAGCGAACACTTTCAGCCACTGCTGAACCTGATGCGTGACCGCCTGCTGGAAAGCCCGGTGATCCATTGCGATGAAACTCGCGTGCAGGTGCTCAAAGAGCCGGATCGTGATCCGACCAGTCAATCCTGGATGTGGGTGCAGGCCAGTGGCCCGCCTGATCGACAAGTCGTGCTGTTCGATTACACCACCAGCCGCGCGCAGGAGGTGCCGCTGCGCCTGCTGGAGGGCTATCGCGGTTACGTGATGACCGATGATTACGCCGGTTACAACGCGTTGGCGCTACAGCCGGGCGTTGAACGACTGGCGTGCATGGCGCATGTCCGGCGTAAATTCGTCGAAGCGCAGAAGGTGCAGCCTAAGGGCAAGAGCGGTCGCGCCGATGTTGCGCTGACGATGATCAACAAACTGTATGGCATCGAACGCGACCTCAAGGATGCCAGCGATGAACAGCGATTCATCGGTCGTCAGGAACGAAGCCTGCCGATCCTTGAGCAGTTGAAAAGTTGGCTCGACAAGACGCACTCACAGGTGACACCGCAAAGCGTACTGGGCAAGGCGGTGCTTTACCTGGCAAACAACTGGAACCGCCTGGAGCGGTATGTCGAGGCGGGCCACCTGCCGATCGACAACAACCTGGCAGAGCGGGCCATAAAGCCGTTTGTGATCGGGCGCAAAGCTTGGCTGTTCAGTGACACGCCCAAGGGAGCCACGGCTAGCGCGCAGATCTACAGCTTGGTCGAAACCGCCAAGGTCAACGGCCAAGAGCCCTATACGTGGCTGCGCCACGTCCTGGAGCGACTGCCGCACGCCTCATCGGTAGCAGACTACGAAGCGCTGCTGCCATGGAACTGTTCGCCAGAGATGCCACGGTAA
- a CDS encoding histone-like nucleoid-structuring protein, MvaT/MvaU family, whose product MSRLAEFRLLEQQLAAQLAELEALKNDSALKQEMEFETKLRNLLNDYGYSLRHVIQIIDPQPVDSGSIAQKPARKPRVVKTYKNPHSGEVVETKGGNQRTLKAWKAEYGAEVVESWLAN is encoded by the coding sequence ATGTCCCGTCTCGCTGAATTTCGCCTTCTCGAACAACAGCTCGCCGCGCAGCTCGCCGAACTGGAAGCACTGAAGAATGATTCCGCCCTGAAGCAGGAAATGGAATTCGAAACGAAGCTCCGCAACCTGCTCAACGATTACGGCTACAGCCTGCGTCACGTGATCCAGATCATTGATCCGCAGCCCGTAGATTCCGGATCTATTGCACAAAAACCTGCACGGAAACCACGAGTAGTGAAAACCTACAAGAACCCGCATAGCGGAGAAGTCGTTGAGACGAAGGGGGGCAATCAGCGCACTCTGAAGGCCTGGAAGGCAGAGTACGGTGCCGAGGTGGTTGAGTCCTGGTTAGCCAACTGA
- a CDS encoding CocE/NonD family hydrolase — MQILRNLMVPMRDGVRLATDVYLPDESTGVWPVVIERTPYDKSKPSRSEKCLNGHHLGREEMAQAFAEHGFVTVFQDCRGRYASEGEFIKYVNEAEDGYDTLAWLVEQPWCNGKVGSMGLSYAAHTQLAMACLNPPGLKTMVLDSGGFANAYQCGIRQGGAFELKQATWAYKQAKESPAAKADPLLREALEQEDIRHWFAHMPWRPGFSPLRHAPAYEDYLFDQWGRGCFDAYWQQLGICADHYRSNIPDIPVLHMSSWYDAYVSSTLDNFAAFVANGKAPQRLVMGPWLHGDRNISHSGDAEFGPAAAFDGQVAQDWLSCRIEWFVNHLQLQITAPAQQVQVFMMGGGSGRKLQDTRIDHGGQWLDAQQWPLPGSQRLDLYLHPDGQLSKGGPAATDAACHFLADPSNPVPTIGGALTSGAPVFEGGAFDQRETPRFFGARGDGSAICQRSDVLCFETEPLEADLAVAGPVTIQLWVETDGLDTDFTAKVVDVYPPSDDFPEGYAMNITDGIIRCRYRDSWNDPKPTVPGECFKVQIEPFATCNLFKRGHSLRLEIAGSNFPRFDVNPNSGEPEGCANKKRTARNTVHMGAKRPSRIQLTVVQAPAGS, encoded by the coding sequence ATGCAAATCCTCAGAAACCTGATGGTCCCGATGCGCGATGGCGTTCGGTTGGCCACCGATGTCTACCTGCCTGATGAAAGTACCGGCGTGTGGCCAGTGGTGATCGAACGCACTCCATACGACAAGAGCAAGCCCTCACGCTCGGAGAAATGCCTGAATGGTCATCACTTAGGGCGTGAAGAGATGGCCCAAGCCTTTGCCGAACATGGCTTCGTCACTGTGTTTCAGGACTGCCGCGGTCGCTACGCCTCCGAAGGCGAATTCATCAAGTACGTCAACGAAGCAGAAGACGGCTACGACACTTTGGCCTGGTTGGTCGAGCAGCCTTGGTGCAATGGGAAGGTCGGAAGCATGGGTCTTTCTTATGCAGCCCATACTCAGCTCGCTATGGCCTGCTTAAATCCTCCAGGGCTGAAGACGATGGTGCTGGACTCTGGAGGCTTCGCCAACGCTTATCAATGTGGCATCCGCCAAGGAGGCGCATTCGAGCTCAAACAGGCCACATGGGCATACAAGCAGGCCAAGGAAAGTCCGGCAGCCAAAGCCGATCCACTATTGCGCGAAGCATTGGAGCAGGAAGACATCCGGCATTGGTTCGCCCATATGCCGTGGCGTCCAGGATTTTCACCGCTGCGTCATGCGCCAGCGTATGAGGACTACCTGTTCGACCAATGGGGCCGCGGCTGTTTCGATGCCTATTGGCAACAGTTGGGCATTTGCGCCGATCACTATCGCAGCAACATTCCCGATATTCCGGTGCTGCACATGTCGAGCTGGTATGACGCCTATGTCAGCTCAACCCTGGATAACTTTGCTGCCTTCGTCGCGAACGGTAAGGCACCACAACGACTCGTGATGGGCCCTTGGCTGCATGGCGACCGCAACATTAGCCACAGCGGCGATGCCGAGTTTGGCCCAGCCGCCGCTTTCGATGGGCAAGTGGCGCAGGATTGGCTGTCCTGTCGTATTGAGTGGTTTGTAAACCATCTGCAGCTACAGATCACTGCACCAGCCCAACAGGTGCAGGTATTCATGATGGGCGGTGGTAGTGGTCGCAAGCTTCAGGACACGCGAATAGATCATGGTGGTCAGTGGCTTGATGCACAGCAGTGGCCATTACCTGGCAGCCAGCGGTTGGATCTTTATCTTCATCCTGACGGTCAGTTGAGCAAAGGGGGGCCAGCGGCAACCGATGCTGCTTGCCACTTCCTCGCCGATCCATCTAATCCAGTACCGACCATCGGCGGCGCGCTGACTTCCGGCGCTCCTGTCTTCGAAGGCGGAGCGTTTGATCAGCGAGAAACACCACGCTTCTTCGGCGCGCGCGGAGATGGCAGTGCCATCTGCCAGCGCAGCGATGTGCTGTGTTTCGAAACTGAGCCGCTTGAAGCTGACCTTGCTGTCGCCGGTCCGGTAACGATCCAGCTGTGGGTCGAGACCGACGGCTTAGACACTGACTTTACCGCTAAGGTGGTCGACGTCTATCCGCCAAGCGATGACTTCCCAGAGGGGTATGCCATGAACATTACAGACGGCATCATTCGTTGCCGATACCGGGACAGCTGGAACGATCCGAAGCCGACGGTACCTGGGGAATGTTTCAAGGTGCAGATCGAACCGTTTGCAACCTGCAACCTGTTCAAGCGCGGTCACAGCTTGCGCCTTGAGATTGCCGGCAGCAATTTCCCACGGTTCGACGTAAACCCCAACAGCGGTGAGCCGGAAGGCTGCGCGAACAAAAAAAGGACTGCTCGAAATACCGTACATATGGGGGCTAAGCGGCCCTCCAGGATTCAGCTAACGGTCGTCCAAGCACCAGCTGGTAGCTGA
- a CDS encoding helix-turn-helix domain-containing protein codes for MELRQAFGRVLKWMRVQQKLTQEDFATVSSRTYISTLERGRYVPTIEKLDTIAPVLGVHPITLLVGSYALKENRAVAELLAQITQEAERMDLATAFPDSSKTSHQS; via the coding sequence GTGGAATTGAGACAGGCATTCGGTCGGGTTCTGAAGTGGATGCGAGTCCAACAAAAGCTGACCCAAGAAGACTTCGCGACGGTGAGCAGTCGTACCTACATCAGCACGCTGGAAAGGGGACGATACGTCCCGACCATCGAGAAACTGGACACCATCGCACCAGTGCTGGGAGTTCATCCGATCACATTACTGGTTGGGAGCTATGCCCTCAAAGAGAACCGAGCAGTGGCAGAGTTACTCGCTCAAATCACTCAAGAAGCTGAACGCATGGACCTTGCAACGGCCTTCCCGGACTCAAGCAAAACCTCACACCAGAGCTGA
- the tnpA gene encoding IS66-like element accessory protein TnpA, whose product MRQRSSYPKPFKAQVVQECLQPGATVSSVAINHGINANVIRKWLPLYRDQPAAASLPAFVPLKAAPKRPVEASVIIELPVAGQVITVKWPASDPEGCAQFIRAVAQ is encoded by the coding sequence ATGCGCCAACGAAGCTCTTATCCGAAACCGTTCAAAGCCCAGGTCGTTCAGGAATGCCTGCAACCTGGCGCAACCGTGTCCAGTGTCGCCATCAACCACGGCATCAATGCCAACGTCATCCGCAAATGGCTGCCGCTCTATCGAGATCAGCCCGCAGCGGCTTCACTACCAGCTTTCGTCCCGCTAAAAGCCGCACCTAAACGGCCAGTCGAAGCGTCAGTGATCATCGAGTTGCCCGTGGCCGGGCAAGTGATCACGGTGAAATGGCCAGCCTCGGATCCCGAGGGTTGTGCGCAATTTATTCGGGCTGTGGCTCAATGA
- the tnpC gene encoding IS66 family transposase produces MTFSPNLDQMTPEQLRALAAQALQLQSQVEAMSRKIQNDEILIEQFKFEIALLKRHKFAKRSEQISPAQSSLLDDLLDTDLEAIEAELKQLLPDAPQAEPRQSPKRAPLPPQFPRTVIRHEPENTQCVCGCQLQRIGEDVSEKLDYTPGVFTVEQHVRGKWACRQCETLIQAPVPAQVIDKGIPTAGLLAHVMVAKFADHLPLYRQEKIFGRAGLAIARSTLAQWVGQTGVRLQPLVDALREAVLNQGVIHADETPVQMLAPGEKKTHRAYVWAYSTTPFSALKAVVYDFSPSRAGEHARNFLGDWNGKLVCDDFAGYKAGFEQGITEIGCMAHARRKFFDLHVANKSQLAEQALHSISGLYEVERQARDMSDEERWRVRQELAVPILKKLHDWMLAQRDLVPNGSATAKALDYSLKRWVALTRYLDDGAVPIDNNQVENQIRPWALGRSNWLFAGSLRSGKRAAAIMSLIQSARMNGHDPYAYLKDVLTRMPTQRASEIGQLLPHQWVPA; encoded by the coding sequence ATGACTTTCTCGCCCAACCTCGACCAGATGACCCCGGAACAGCTTCGTGCTTTGGCGGCACAGGCGTTGCAATTGCAATCCCAGGTCGAGGCGATGAGCAGGAAGATTCAGAACGATGAAATCCTCATCGAACAGTTCAAGTTCGAAATCGCCCTGCTCAAACGGCACAAGTTTGCCAAGCGCAGCGAGCAAATCAGCCCGGCGCAAAGCAGCTTGCTGGATGACCTGCTCGACACAGACCTTGAAGCTATCGAGGCCGAGCTAAAACAGCTTCTCCCAGATGCGCCACAGGCCGAACCACGGCAATCCCCGAAACGTGCGCCTTTGCCGCCGCAGTTTCCACGCACGGTGATTCGTCACGAACCCGAAAACACCCAGTGCGTCTGTGGCTGCCAACTTCAACGCATCGGCGAAGACGTCAGCGAGAAGCTGGATTACACGCCGGGCGTGTTTACCGTCGAGCAACATGTGCGGGGCAAATGGGCCTGTCGCCAGTGCGAAACCCTGATCCAGGCACCGGTGCCAGCCCAGGTTATCGACAAAGGTATCCCGACCGCAGGTTTGTTGGCCCACGTGATGGTGGCCAAGTTTGCCGATCACTTGCCGCTGTACCGGCAGGAGAAAATCTTTGGCCGCGCCGGGCTGGCAATTGCTCGCTCGACCCTGGCCCAGTGGGTCGGACAAACCGGCGTGCGGCTTCAGCCACTGGTCGATGCACTGCGTGAAGCCGTGCTGAACCAGGGCGTGATCCACGCTGATGAAACACCGGTGCAAATGCTTGCGCCAGGCGAGAAGAAAACCCACCGGGCCTATGTCTGGGCCTACAGCACGACGCCGTTTTCAGCGCTCAAAGCGGTGGTTTACGACTTCAGCCCAAGCCGTGCTGGCGAACATGCGCGCAACTTCCTAGGTGACTGGAACGGCAAGCTGGTCTGCGACGACTTCGCTGGCTACAAAGCCGGTTTCGAACAAGGCATCACTGAAATCGGCTGCATGGCCCACGCCCGGCGCAAGTTCTTTGATTTGCACGTGGCGAACAAAAGTCAGCTGGCTGAACAGGCCCTGCACTCGATCAGCGGCTTGTACGAGGTCGAACGTCAGGCGCGGGACATGAGTGATGAAGAGCGCTGGCGAGTACGACAAGAATTGGCGGTGCCGATCCTCAAAAAACTGCATGACTGGATGTTGGCTCAGCGCGACCTGGTGCCCAATGGATCAGCCACGGCCAAAGCCCTCGATTACAGCCTGAAACGCTGGGTAGCGCTGACGCGCTACCTGGATGATGGGGCTGTGCCCATCGACAACAACCAGGTCGAAAACCAGATACGGCCATGGGCACTCGGGCGCTCGAACTGGTTATTTGCGGGATCCCTGCGCAGCGGTAAGCGGGCTGCGGCAATCATGAGTTTGATCCAGTCGGCGCGCATGAATGGGCATGATCCGTATGCCTATCTAAAAGATGTGCTGACGCGGATGCCGACCCAACGGGCCAGTGAGATCGGACAGTTGCTGCCGCATCAGTGGGTGCCGGCCTGA
- a CDS encoding YfcC family protein, with amino-acid sequence MNLPHAPAAQAAPAGKADIPRPAKQLNPALILLSIVFMALAFTYFVDSGQFQRKDIAVVPGSYQTLEKDASLSQLFSTEPRATTDSAARPVSLVEAFMAIPQGIEKRAGLIFMVLFIGGMFGVLNKAGAIDAGLERILGLTRGNIYVLVPCLMLVFSAGSTFMGLAKEFILIVPLMVAMANRLGLPNIVGLAIVVISVKIGYLGSITNPVALAVAQPLVGVPMFSGLNMRVAAYLVFLLVGIGFVLMTVRRLGYDASAEFTFKRTPLAPRHSLNLLLLGAGVAFLVYASNRWHWKYPELSAYYLAMSMVFSVVAGIGASEAAGAFVDGMKKVLMAGVLIGLATAVEIILSTGQVLDTIVNNLSNLVSDHGPLVSAYGMFFAQLGLDVLIPSTSGQAAVTMPIFGPLGQLSGVSAQTTVYAFLLGNGLTNLITPTSSGLLVLLATAQVGWGQWARFIWPLCLVFAAIAMCLLSIAVLTGY; translated from the coding sequence ATGAACCTACCTCATGCACCGGCGGCGCAAGCCGCGCCTGCTGGAAAAGCAGACATCCCTCGCCCGGCCAAGCAGCTCAATCCTGCGTTGATCCTGTTGAGCATTGTTTTCATGGCTCTGGCCTTCACCTACTTCGTCGATTCAGGCCAGTTCCAGCGCAAAGACATCGCTGTTGTCCCCGGTTCGTACCAGACCTTGGAAAAGGACGCCTCTCTAAGCCAGCTATTTTCCACAGAGCCGCGTGCCACAACCGATTCTGCTGCACGTCCGGTCTCCTTGGTTGAGGCTTTCATGGCCATTCCACAGGGCATCGAGAAGCGAGCCGGCCTGATCTTCATGGTTTTGTTCATCGGCGGAATGTTTGGCGTGCTGAACAAGGCCGGGGCAATCGATGCTGGTCTTGAGCGGATACTTGGCCTTACCCGGGGCAACATCTACGTGCTGGTACCCTGCTTGATGCTGGTGTTCTCGGCCGGTAGCACGTTCATGGGACTGGCCAAAGAGTTCATCCTGATCGTCCCGCTAATGGTAGCGATGGCCAATCGCCTGGGGCTGCCCAACATTGTTGGTCTGGCGATCGTGGTGATCTCGGTGAAAATCGGCTATCTGGGTTCGATTACCAACCCCGTGGCATTGGCGGTTGCCCAGCCGCTAGTGGGCGTTCCAATGTTCAGCGGGCTGAATATGCGTGTGGCAGCCTACTTGGTGTTTCTGCTGGTCGGCATTGGCTTCGTGTTAATGACTGTACGCCGACTGGGTTACGACGCCAGTGCTGAGTTTACTTTTAAGCGCACACCGCTAGCGCCACGCCACAGTCTCAACCTTCTACTGCTGGGAGCGGGCGTCGCCTTCCTGGTTTATGCCTCCAATCGCTGGCACTGGAAGTACCCAGAGTTGTCTGCGTACTACTTGGCGATGAGCATGGTGTTCAGTGTGGTGGCTGGCATCGGTGCCAGCGAGGCTGCCGGCGCATTCGTCGACGGAATGAAGAAGGTGCTAATGGCCGGCGTGCTGATCGGTCTCGCCACTGCGGTGGAGATCATCCTCAGCACTGGCCAGGTGCTCGACACTATCGTCAACAACCTTTCCAACCTGGTCAGCGATCACGGCCCTCTAGTTTCGGCGTACGGCATGTTCTTCGCACAACTCGGGCTGGATGTCCTGATCCCGTCCACGTCGGGGCAAGCAGCAGTGACCATGCCAATCTTCGGACCGTTGGGGCAATTGTCAGGTGTGAGCGCTCAGACCACTGTGTATGCCTTTTTGCTGGGCAATGGTCTAACAAACCTGATCACTCCTACCTCAAGTGGCCTACTAGTGCTGCTTGCGACCGCTCAAGTCGGATGGGGTCAATGGGCGCGATTCATCTGGCCGTTGTGCCTGGTATTCGCGGCCATCGCCATGTGCCTCCTCTCCATTGCCGTTCTGACCGGCTACTGA
- a CDS encoding LysR family transcriptional regulator, with protein sequence MNLKQLEAFQAIMTTGSTIGAATRMGLSQSAVSRLLTQLEDHLGLALFLRRKGRLMATPEAEELLGQVAELVDNLQRVQRMADELRLGHSRRSLLKVAVPTSMSQHLLPRIVAEFMQGREDVVVEVITGGYDALERAVLDKSADFAFVRLPTELQHFEVLPVLETEGMCVMHQSHPLAELSEVSLEALRYEPLVLLGRQRSLRSELDLRFREAEITPQVRVEVHSVSAACAFVAEGMGVSIINGLLAKEFGGLPLIAKPLRPALCYRFGLIFRKDQPRSLLVESFAEHMRNRLTEVNGSTPTQ encoded by the coding sequence GTGAACCTCAAACAACTCGAAGCTTTTCAAGCCATCATGACAACGGGCTCTACCATCGGAGCTGCTACCCGTATGGGCTTGTCCCAATCGGCCGTCAGCCGCTTGTTAACTCAGCTCGAAGATCACTTAGGCCTCGCGCTCTTCCTTCGACGTAAGGGCAGATTGATGGCGACTCCTGAGGCGGAAGAACTCCTTGGACAGGTGGCGGAGCTCGTAGACAACCTCCAGCGCGTACAACGCATGGCAGATGAGCTGAGACTGGGTCATTCGCGCCGGAGTCTGCTCAAGGTTGCAGTACCGACCAGCATGTCTCAACACTTGCTACCGAGGATCGTTGCCGAATTCATGCAGGGCCGTGAGGACGTCGTCGTAGAGGTCATCACCGGCGGATACGATGCGCTGGAAAGGGCCGTACTCGACAAAAGCGCTGACTTCGCTTTCGTGCGTTTGCCTACGGAACTTCAGCATTTTGAAGTGCTACCGGTACTGGAGACCGAAGGGATGTGCGTCATGCACCAAAGCCATCCACTGGCGGAGCTATCGGAGGTCAGTCTCGAAGCATTGCGGTATGAACCCCTCGTGCTTCTGGGGCGGCAAAGGAGCCTTCGATCTGAACTCGACCTGCGTTTCCGAGAGGCTGAAATTACCCCTCAAGTTCGCGTAGAGGTCCACTCGGTCAGTGCTGCTTGCGCATTCGTTGCAGAGGGTATGGGGGTCTCAATTATCAATGGTCTTTTGGCCAAAGAGTTTGGTGGCCTTCCTTTGATCGCCAAGCCGCTGAGACCTGCGCTTTGCTATCGTTTTGGCCTGATTTTCCGCAAAGACCAGCCACGCTCTTTGCTGGTTGAGAGTTTCGCGGAGCACATGCGTAACAGGCTCACAGAGGTGAATGGTTCTACGCCAACGCAATAA
- the tnpB gene encoding IS66 family insertion sequence element accessory protein TnpB (TnpB, as the term is used for proteins encoded by IS66 family insertion elements, is considered an accessory protein, since TnpC, encoded by a neighboring gene, is a DDE family transposase.) codes for MIRIDAIWLATEPMDMRAGTETALARVIAVFGAAKPHCAYLFANRRATRMKVLVHDGVGVWLAARRLNQGKFHWPGIRHGCEVELDSEQLQALVLGLPWQRVGSGGVISML; via the coding sequence ATGATCCGCATCGATGCCATCTGGCTGGCCACCGAGCCGATGGATATGCGCGCCGGCACCGAGACGGCATTAGCCCGGGTGATTGCGGTGTTCGGTGCGGCGAAGCCGCACTGCGCTTATCTGTTCGCCAATCGCCGGGCTACCCGGATGAAAGTGCTGGTGCACGATGGCGTCGGTGTCTGGCTTGCCGCGCGGCGCCTGAACCAAGGCAAGTTCCACTGGCCCGGCATTCGCCACGGGTGCGAGGTCGAACTCGACAGCGAACAACTCCAGGCGTTGGTGCTGGGCCTGCCGTGGCAGCGCGTCGGCTCAGGCGGCGTGATCAGCATGCTGTAA
- a CDS encoding OprD family porin: MNTLTTSRTLACASVIASLFPNFAEADFFKDSEGRLALRNYYFNDGFRDGGEDRKEWAQGFLLKLQSGYTEGPVGFGLEALGLSGIRLDSSAKHAGTGLLPVHDDGRAASEYSSLGITAKAKWNDLLVSGGTLLPKIPVLVYNDGRLLPQTFRGTQAEYTGVDRLYLQAGHLDKFKARNSTDSVDIFPQGYSGGGGTDFDFAGMRYDLTKQLSFSSYYGELRDFYRQQFFGLVYTLPLGPGKLTSDLRYFISDDAGAARNGVVDSDMFSGLLSYRLGGHTFSAGYQKVDGSTALPYVSVSTVYSFSNASVGKFIQPGERTWMARYDYDFTSMGIPGLSFMTRYYKGEDGVYRGQEAREHESNTNLKYVIQDGLFKGVGAEFRYAVARSTYSSDRDNYRLYLTYDIALW; the protein is encoded by the coding sequence ATGAACACCCTCACAACATCGCGCACACTCGCGTGTGCAAGCGTCATTGCTAGCTTGTTCCCCAATTTTGCTGAAGCAGACTTCTTCAAAGACTCCGAGGGCCGGCTGGCTCTGCGAAATTACTATTTCAATGATGGATTTCGTGATGGGGGCGAAGATCGCAAAGAGTGGGCGCAGGGTTTTCTGCTCAAGCTACAGTCAGGTTACACCGAAGGACCTGTAGGCTTTGGTTTGGAGGCACTGGGACTTTCAGGAATCCGGCTCGACTCAAGCGCTAAGCATGCGGGGACAGGCCTTCTGCCGGTCCACGACGATGGTCGGGCAGCTAGCGAATATTCGAGTCTTGGCATTACCGCTAAGGCCAAATGGAATGACCTTTTGGTCAGTGGTGGCACTCTCCTCCCCAAAATCCCCGTCCTGGTTTACAACGATGGTCGACTACTACCTCAAACGTTCCGAGGTACCCAAGCGGAGTACACCGGTGTTGATCGGTTGTACCTTCAAGCTGGGCATCTAGACAAATTCAAAGCCCGAAACTCTACCGATAGCGTCGATATATTTCCTCAGGGATATTCCGGAGGTGGCGGTACGGACTTTGATTTTGCGGGGATGCGCTACGACCTCACCAAACAGCTCAGTTTTAGCAGCTACTACGGGGAACTTCGGGATTTCTACCGCCAACAATTTTTCGGGTTGGTTTACACACTGCCGCTTGGCCCAGGCAAGCTAACTAGCGATCTACGTTACTTTATCAGTGATGATGCTGGCGCAGCCCGTAATGGTGTAGTTGATAGCGATATGTTTAGCGGTTTACTCAGTTATCGTCTGGGTGGCCACACGTTCAGTGCTGGATATCAAAAGGTTGATGGCAGCACCGCACTTCCGTACGTGAGCGTAAGCACGGTCTACTCGTTCAGCAATGCTAGCGTTGGCAAATTCATTCAGCCCGGAGAGCGGACCTGGATGGCGAGGTACGACTACGATTTTACTAGCATGGGAATTCCTGGACTGAGCTTCATGACCCGCTACTACAAGGGCGAGGATGGGGTCTATCGTGGTCAGGAAGCCCGGGAGCACGAGTCCAATACGAACCTGAAATATGTGATCCAGGACGGGCTCTTCAAAGGTGTGGGGGCTGAGTTTCGATATGCAGTGGCCAGGAGCACGTACAGCAGCGACCGGGATAACTACCGCTTGTATCTGACGTACGACATTGCATTGTGGTGA